The sequence TGCGTAGTAGTACTTTGTGGCATCGGCAGAGATCTGTCGGAGCTGGAACTGGGCTTCGGCCTGCTTGTACCACACCAGTGGCTGCACCGtccagaatgttggcagcttcAAGGAAACTGCGTGCAGGGTTGACTGGTtggtcatctttgggtccaaatgcTGTTTGGACTGGTCAAGTTCACCAATGTAGTGGATGCTacagcagagagtggaagaacAACCCATATTTGATGCAGTTGTAgccaagactggtttattgaactCTGCTCCTGCTTATATAGGCTCAGTTTCTGCCGCTGGGCCCGGTTTTCCCGCCATTGTCAGCGGAAGTGACATCAGCAGCATCCTGGTTGCTGGTTGGTTGGTGTTCCTGCCACATGGGCAGTCGGCTGGGGAGAAAGCCCTTGCAAGATCGCCACATTCATCCACTATTTTGTGTATTGGGCTGCCTCCTGGGTAGTGGGctgctatctttggcttggcttcgcggacgaagatttatggagggggtaaaagtccacgtcagctgcaggctcgtttgtggctgacaagtccgatgcgggacaggcagacacggttgcagtggttgcaggggaaaattggttggttggcgttgggtgttgggtttttcctcctttgccttttgtcagtgaggtgggctctgcgatcttcttcaaaggaggttgctgcccgccaaactgtgaggcgccaagatgcacagtttgaggcgatatcagcccactggcggtggtcaatgtggcaggcaccaagagatttctttaggcagtccttgtaccttttctttggtgcacctctgtcacggtggccagtggagagctcgccatataacacgatcttgggctGCTATAATTCTAACAATAACTACTGTTCAAAATGGAATTTGGATACAAAGTGCTTCAAAGTATCCCAAGGTAATAAAAATGGCTTGACAACTGCAGATCCTATCATTGTTTTAGTCAATgtcttgggggggaaaaaaaattggatttctGATTCAAACATTAAATATCTCATTGTCATGTTCCTCGTAAAACAATtattaattttcaatttaattgCAACCGGAGCCAGCTTTTTAACTATAAATTTGACATTTTCATGAATTTTTGTCTTGTTTATGGTAATGATATTAATGCTGGCAATTGTGGAAAAAAATATCAGCAACGCTTTTTTAGGAAATTCTTCCTTGTCCCCTTCACAGCAATATTTCCACATCTCACTTTTAAAATATACATTGCATCAATGTGATACTTTCATTATCCATTCCTCCTTTATGGGACATGGGTGCATGGTTAGTGTTGCAATTAGCACAAAgcgattacagtgccagcaaactaggtttgaatctggcaatgaatagaaggagtttatacattctccctgtgtctgtgagggtttttgctgggtgctctgtgtcAGTCATATACAATCATGTCAAAGAAAGGAATGTTCTGAAAAATttgttctttttctgcatttatctcAGTCATTCTGGGTTGTCTCCAAATGCCTCCATCCTTCAAAAAATTTTGGCGTAGCTTGGAAACTACACAGCAAAGCCTAGCAGAAAAGTCCTTTCCTTCCCCCCAAAAATGTTTAATCTATTCAGTCTCTGTGTCCCTCTATCCACCTTTGGCTGCCTCTTATTCAGGATTTCAGTCTCTGACTCCCATTGAAAATGGCGGTACTACACTATTGCAGTGAAATCCGATATAAGATGGTGGAATAGAGACTGCTCCAATTCAGCACATTAACATACTAAAAAAATGTATATCtgggtcaaagttcaaatttatgtcAGAGTGCgtgcatgacatcatatacaaccctgagatttttttcttgtTGGCCAGGCAGAATCTATAATTATTAATAACTGTGAACTGTATtcagaaagaaatttaaacaaactgcaaatatataaaaataaataataaatcaagaacaaagtaagagtccttgagtGTGTCTTGATTGCGTCTGTTGTTTAGCAGTCTGatgggtagcaactattcctgaatctggggatacaagtcctgtggcacctgtacctctttcctgatggcaacgagaacagagaatggcctgggtggtgtggatcttgatgattgctgttgctctccgatggcagcattccaggtagatattctcaatggtggggacagttttgcctccgatatactgggctgtgtccactaccttttgcagggcttactgcttagaggtattggtgtctccattagTCAGCACATCTGTAAGTTTTCCAAGGTTATAGATGTCATAcagaatctctgcaaactcctaaggaagtagaggtgctgacgtgctttcttcacaatgacgttagtatgatgggtccaggaaagaacctTTGAGATagtgtgactcccaggaatttaaaatatgttcaccctctccacctctgattttccccatatacctctggttttcctttcctaaagtctgcaatcagctccttgttcttagttacattgagtgAGAGAACAAAAAATGGTAGCATTGTTGGAACTGCTATAACGGACCTTGCAGAGTGGAGACAGAGCGCTGATTCTGATGCCGACGAATTTTTACAGTTAAAAGagccaacttttttttaatttaaaatcctggAACCGCagagatctgtgcccaagattgcTGAGCCACTGCTCAGCAACAGTCATGAGGagatgcagactccagggaggcAGTAGACTGGCggagggcaccagaaacgggCTTGGGCTGCTTGAGATtggctcataggaaccaggtatcaAAGCCaatatttgagagggtgctgaggaaatAAAAAGGACTTCTGAATGGCCTCACAGGTTGAAGGCTTCATGATCCTgtcaggtttggatctggagctcaggttgtcgatgaattgaacaggagtctctGCAGcttcagaggctgcgggagcactggagacaaatccacaggcactcaaTGAATCTGAAgagactcttttttgcttctctttctattctAATATAAAGGGGAATGGACAACACTAATtgtaactctttgtctgccttaaggcagacaaatgtctcctttgtaaaactgatttGACATGTTCTGCTCGACTGTgttacaacaaaggaatcttcaaTCTTGAGGGATTGTTAACACAGTCGGGTAATCGGAAACGTACTGTACACCATTCAACCaaatttcaatctctctcctggatgcccctttttatacagcccactatgtgGCATCATGGGGACATTTGtatatggtgttattgtcataccaagccacgcaATCATCAACGtcaaatgagtagagcaggggattaCGTAAGCAATCCTATGGTGCTCCATTGCTGATGGACGTATGTGCAGGAGCGATTCACACTGATTGGATTCTGGAGATGaagaaatctaggatccaattccgcaatggggtattgaggcccaagtCTTGGTGTTTActaattagttttgaggggatgacagtattaaattccaaatttaaGATAAAGAACAACTtgatgtatacatctttgctgtccagatattccagggttttgtgtcaaGCCAGTAGACCTGGTGCAGCATGAAGATGAGATCAGGTCATATTAAAGCTTAGTTGTGATAGTCACCATCAAATATCCCATTGATATTCATTGTTGAAGTGCACATATAAACTTTGATCCCTTGGGTAAAATATTGAGGACTGGTACAGTTCAAAAACCATAGTTAAATATGTCTGGTGGTAATCAATTCAGGAAAAGATGAGAGAAGAATGTTGGACAAGTAAAAAAATTGCACTGTACATATCAGAACTCTGTAAAAGACACATTCTGGTCAATAATCAAATGCCCTTTGACTTCTAGGCTCGAATCCATCCATTTCATATTTTGGTGGCTCTTGAAATGTACAAAATGGGGAAAGGAAACCGGGGAAAACTAAAGTGGATCCCCAATCCAGAAATTTTAGTAGCACTAAATCAGgcattttataaagcttttaagGTAATAGTATTTTGTGATTTTCCAACATAATTACTATTTCACAAAATgtgtacatttttattttaattatttaaatttggCTTTTGCAGAATATAGAACCAACGGGAAAGCACTTTGTATTGGCTTTGGATGTGAGCTCTTCCATGTGTGCCCAGGTTCGAGGATGCAGAGCTCTTTGTGCATATTGTGTTGCAGCAGTTATGTCAATGGTAAGATTTTTTACACAAAATTAAATCTTGCTTCAGTAATTTGTAGATTTTTGTTACTAAATTTAGAGTTACTTCCCTACGAACATTTGCAATAATACTTGCCATTttatcttgcattgaaataaagctTTAAATTGTACAGTATTTAaaattagtgtagcagttggcaAGGGCAGAAAGCTTACCCCCAAAAAATTGGCATAGTGCAACGTATTAGGATGGATTTTCTTGTTGATACTGTATACAGTTAAGAATATTGGAAGAGAATGCATGTTGAATATAAGACAACACTTTGCAAGGACTGAGAGatcagatttaaggtgaggggcaaTTTACTGAGGAAAGGTTGGCAGTAATTTGGCTTGGTCAGTTACAGGTTTGGGAAAATGCATTAAAAGCAGCcttaacaacaaaaaataaaTCCATGATCCTCTCTCTTGGATTTGGAGTTGGAAGTGAAGGTGAATGGTTAGGGGTTTCAGAAGGATTGCAATAATTGCCTGTTGTGTTTTTAAATCTTACATTAGAGTTTCAATTCCTTGTAATCcatatacatatttgatatgcaTTATAATTTGCCTATTATATAATGTTTAAGGGTAAAGAAAACATTGAACATCGAAAGACTTCCTGTGACTCCATTTTACATTAGTCCATTAAAGATTTGAGGAATCATGTATGTGTCCACTGATCCACAATTCAACATGAacaaattatcttctaatctATGCAGGTATTCCCCAACTTACGACCTACTCATCTTGTGTTCTTCTGTGCATACCaccaaattttctttttaaaaaaatatgcgcAATATAGTGCTCGGTGCTGTGTTCGTTCTGTAGGTGTGCAAGAAAGATGGCACGCAAGAGGAAAAACCTATACTTTTTTGATAGATTTTCATTCCACTGTTTCAACAATTTTAAAATGCACAAGGTAGTAAAAAGGTTGTGCAAGTATGaagagccatcttgattcctttacgcatgtgcgagtcttcggttggtgcatgcatggtgggttcgtgtattggagtttggttggcacatacGTGAGAGTTAAGAGCTCGTATTCAATATCGTCCAGCCACTTAACACTTGCACGTGCGCCatctgaactccaatacatggaATCAAGATGGTAACGCCCAGCCTATGGAACCCAGGACGCTGACTAACAAAGTAATTACACATATTTTGACTCTTACacgccctgtatccctgttacaatttgtcaaatacaacatttgattaaaatgcTTTAAGAATTCATTACTCCACGTGTGCGGGCAAAATTCCGACTTGtgtccattctgagatacgactgatccttcagtcccaattccATTCGTAAgttggggactgcctgtacttgTGATTCCTGAGGTATTGCACCTTATTGTAAGAGCATAATTTTAAAATAACCAATTTCAGATGAATTACTAACCTTgcaaattgaaaataaatgtatttgTTGGACCAGACTTTTCTGAATGGGTTCTGCTGCCTGCACTTACTACCCATTGTGTCCAATATAGTTGATCAAGGTCTAGAAGCTAAGCAATTGCTGGAATCCAGGTGTTCTTTCCCTTTGCATTAGTATGGGCCTGGAAGATGTTACAGAGGTGTATGGGTGGGACAAAACCAGCCCCACCCACCAAATCTGTCCAGATGGTGACCTTATCTTCACTGTTTGTCAAGTTTTGTCAGTGCTTCTGTATGTGTCTGTGAAATAGCgacattttaaaatgaattaaaataaaataaaagaacatTTTGAAAAGTGAAATACCTGATAGCACTTAAATAAGCTTATACCCCTGCTATTCCTGATTATTCAGTGCATGCAGAAAATGTTTTACTTGTGTCACTTTTTGGATTCTTCAGCCAATCTCCTATGTTCCTTGATTTCCTCTGCCAATGGGAAAAGTTCCTTTATGTCTGTTGTGATTTTTAAATACCTCCTTGATTTTCCTTGTAACACCACCAAGAACAATCCTAACCACATTCCATCTACAGAACAAGTGTCCCTCAATTGTCATACTgcagagtaacaggccattttgtcccacaAGTCTGTcctacccaattaacttacaacccccagtacattttgaatggtgagatgaaaccggagcctccgggtaaaacccatgcagtcatggagagaatgtacaaactccttacagacagcacgggatttgaactccagacccaattgctggcactgtaaaggtgtgtgCTAATCACTACACCAGCAATGCTGCCCTTCTCTGCCTTAAATCTTTCTATCCTTTAGAAATTTTGTTGCCATAATGGACATATCACTCTAATTGTGGCTGAATAACTATTTCATAAAAGTTCATCAGGACTTGATAATTGCCGTAAATATAGCCCAGAatcctacttttttttaaatcactctgATCTTTCAATGAACTATACACATGTGTCTATTCTAGGACCCATTTAGAATTATGGCTTTAAatttcttctctcctttcccacccccccccccctaaaatcTAACTGCACATCATTCAAGATTAAATGGTATCTGTCATCTCTATACTctttcctctagtttttctatATCTTCTTGAAGTAATGGCATTCCATCAGTCCTGCATTTATTTTGTTAGACTATTTCAGGTTTTCACATCCAAAAGTGTAGCATCCAAAATTGTTGAGCTCAGCAAGGATTAATTCTAATCTTCTGATGTCTATATATTATATCTAATTATAATGACAAGATTACTTTAACTACTTTGTTTATGTGTTCTGTTGCTCTTATTCAAATACCTATATGTATGTTGAATACTTTTTTAGGTTGTTACAAAAACAGAAACAAATTCGACAATTGTTGCTTTTTCGGATGAAATTATCCCATTACATATCTCTTCAGAAATGGCACTGGATGAAGTATTAGCTGCAATGCAtgcggtaatttttttttttacagaaaatacattttcatACCATCTGTCTTTTTTAACCTGTTATTAAATAATGCAGATCATCTGATGCCATGTGCAAAAAAAAGTCGGTATCTTTTGGTATTTTCTGTTTCTAAGTTTTGTCGATTAATAATAACTCAAATGCTTGAAAGATTATTTCAGAAGTTGCTTAAGCAGTATATCTTACCAATCTTAACCCTCAAATTGAAGATACTAAATATTAGTTCATggtgtgttttaattgttcaaaatctTATTTTCCTTAATTTAGTTCATTTGCAAACAGCTTCTGTTTTTAGTAATGGAATGCATTGAGTGTTGAAATCTGGATGATGAATTATGTTTTACCACTATCCTTACAAGTGCTGCACATGTTCTTTTTGTTATAATTGTATGAAATTCCTAAGAAATCATTTTCCAACTTTAAACTCAGGGCTGTGTTTTCCTCTAATAACTTTTCATTTCTGCTTTCACTTAAAATGTTAGTCATTTCAAAGTTCCCCAATAATGCCATctcctttttaaaattattttatttataaattttaaaccacagtaatagttgcattacattcaattaaaaaattatttcaaaaaattatacatttggtatataaacccccccccccataatacCACCTCCTTAAGAACACATGAAACTAAATGCTATTAATCTCTCTTGTGATATAACATTGCAGATTATTTTGACCACTGCCAACAGGTACCATTTGGTTCCATTGACTGTGCTCTTCCCATGTTATGGGCGATTAAGACAAAAACTGCTGCAGATGTGTTCATCATCTTTACTGATAATGAGACCAATTATGGAAACATTCATCCAGTAGAAGCTTTAAGAGAATACAGAAAGGTGAGAGAATTGAAAATAGCACACACCAAGTACGTTAAACATAGGTTAAGGACATTTTTAAAGTACAAAGGTTTTGTAACCTGCAATATTATTAGTTCACAGATACTCTCTGTGAAATTGCCAAGATGCCAGATTCTTGAATTTAGTTTGGTCATGATTTTATGGTCATCAAAGTCGGATAAAATAGGATTAGTCTTCAGTGTTACAATGGATTAGCAGGGAGCAAAATTCTGACAACTACAAAGAGTCTGCAGCATATGGACATCCTTGTACCCATGAAGAGTTTCTTGCTTTTACCAAAAAGAAATTGAACTGATTGACAACAAAGATCAAAGAGCTCAACAATCATAAATGCAGGACTGGAAGCTCGTCCTGCTTTCGGGGGGGAAAAAATGCTGGTAGGGATACTCAGCAATAGCATAAAAAACTACTTACAAGGCAGAAGACAACAGTGTGAGACATCAGATTTGGGGAACATCTGAATCACCAGAAAGCCTAATTGTACAAAAGTGTAAAAACAACCATGTGCATAATTAGTTGTATTCAGATAGTAAATAAGAAATAATAATGATCTATTAGCAGTAAGAATGTGAAAAACAGTTTTGCCTTAATCAGTTTGGATCATTTTCAACCTCCAGACACTTGttaattaacttttttttgttgcagaaaATGGGCATTCCAGCCAAATTGATTGTCTGTGGACTGGGTTCTAATGGTTTCACGATTGCTGACCCAGATGACAGAGGCATGATGGATATCTGTGGTTTTGACACTGGAGCTCTGGAAGTTATTCGTAACTTTGCATTAGATTTGGTTTAAGTATTGGAAGAAAACACCACTAAATTATTTAGCACACAGAGTAATTACACATCAGGTATTTAGGATGGCTAAACAGAACACTCGCTTTATGAGTTGCTAGTTTCTTAGTTTGATATGAGGGGAGATGGTAAACAATATACAGTATGTAATGAATTTTCAGCCTGTTCTGACACAGCAAATTATTTTAACTATCAAGTGTGTTTGACTTTCTGCTGTCATGACATTTATAACATGAACAAGCAATATCCCCATAAAGCTAGGGTATAATCAGAATTGTGCTCTTTTTTTGGTTCAGTGATTTGGCAGGAAACATGctgttaattgattttttttttgtttatgaaCAGGCTGGGGAGCATTACTGCATTTCTTAAGATATTGTGGTTGATTATTTTTGAGGGATATCAGGTTACAGGAATATTCTAAGAAATCTTTTTAGCAATATGCTCATTCTAACCTTACAATATTTAATAGAGAAATAATTACATGAACACAAAGGTGAGAACCGACTAAACGCGAGTTTATTATCAGTGGATTATGCTGAATAAAGTTGACTTCAAAAGGCAAATTTGTGCTTTGCCAGTATTTTTGGAAGTTTCCAAGGTTTCAGCTGTCGAAAGTACTGAAGTTCTTTAAGGGGCATATCTCACCAAAGCGGATATTATTCACCAACAATTACTATAGATATTAGGTTGATGCGGATATTATCAGAGGGGTGTAGAAAAGAGTATGCTGGAGATGTGTTGAAGATTAATGTAACTCTTTGATATTGGGTTaataattaaatctttttttgcagGAGTTACAGCAGTATTGTAAGTGACCACTGCTAAAATAAACTGTTGGTCAATCCAACTGTTTTAAGTCTGGAGCCAAGGCTCCACATAAGGTGAACCAGTGGTAAAGGTCACTTTGCCAATCTGACCATACCCTCGTGTCTCTGAGGATCTTGTGCATTGCAGTCTCTTgccaaactttaaatttaaataaaaattgtgctCTTTCTGAAAATGTCCTGTACAAAATCTAAACTATTCCTCTGAACAATATTCAAGAAAAACTTCTGGTGCAGGACAATTCATTTTCCTGGCATATGATGGGGTGAACTGTTCTATATATGTTCTGTAGCAGAGATTGGGAGGTCCAAACACTAAAGTGTACTTTTTAGAGAATGGAACATATTGCAGTGATAGATATTTAGATCAGAAGCAAAGGAGTGTATGAGAAAGAATAGGTTACAGAAAAATAAGTGATAGGATAAACTTTTGATGGGTtaaatgggttcagaaaaaatgaACCATTTTGAAATACTAAGATTTCATATGATTAGGGTGGAAAGAATTTAAAATATCTAAATTTGTTTAAACCTTGGAAACATTAAATTtcaccaaaatttaaaaatattcatgGATACATGGTTTCATATGATTCTTATTAAAGTATAGCTCTGCTCTTgagcatttttttccccctctggtccccttctAAAATTAGTTACTTTTTGTTTGGAATCCCTGATTCCACCACCAGTAACCATTGCTccagtaaccatttgtcctgtTGGAGCCACATTCCTTTGATGAGGAGCCTTACTAACAAGCTTGCCTTGATCTGAAGATTCTACGTTCAGCTATAGCAACAGTTGCTAAATGAGACTCTTACAGTCATCCAGGGTAACTGAGTCAGGAAACTCACTGTGGCACAGTTTCAACTTCTCCTAAATATTATGTATATTTGAATGTATCAAGCTTGCAAAACAAAATCCAACCAAGGATATCCTGTCAGGTCAAGTACTATTCAGGTAAATTGGGTAGAATTAATTAGATGCAGAAATTAAGGGAACCAAAAGTTGACAAAAATTCCTTTGCCCTGACAACTTGTATTCTGAGATTTTTAAGGAGAAGGAGCTATGCTGGTTTTGTTCTTCCAGAATATTTGAGAT comes from Narcine bancroftii isolate sNarBan1 chromosome 5, sNarBan1.hap1, whole genome shotgun sequence and encodes:
- the ro60 gene encoding RNA-binding protein RO60 isoform X7; this encodes MPIIAILKNLGKMTTDSILKPRSEEVAMLCERLKNEDVFKKARIHPFHILVALEMYKMGKGNRGKLKWIPNPEILVALNQAFYKAFKNIEPTGKHFVLALDVSSSMCAQVRGCRALCAYCVAAVMSMVVTKTETNSTIVAFSDEIIPLHISSEMALDEVLAAMHAVPFGSIDCALPMLWAIKTKTAADVFIIFTDNETNYGNIHPVEALREYRKKMGIPAKLIVCGLGSNGFTIADPDDRGMMDICGFDTGALEVIRNFALDLV